A section of the Clostridium sp. TW13 genome encodes:
- a CDS encoding ECF transporter S component produces MIKNTYASERKFSTRQVVVIGLLFAITIILGATGLGFLPIPPFKTTIMHIPVIIGAILEGPVVGAMIGLLFGLFSIFQAINTPTPVSFIFIDPIVAVLPRILIGVTSYYGYKLIKTKSKTLNIGIGAAIGSFTNTLGVVGIIFALYLDDYANALHVSRTFATNTLLGLILNGFISAAAAIIITVPVVMAVTRSKSK; encoded by the coding sequence ATGATAAAAAACACATATGCTTCAGAAAGAAAATTTTCTACAAGACAAGTTGTTGTAATTGGCCTTTTATTTGCCATTACCATTATACTTGGTGCAACTGGTTTAGGATTTCTTCCTATTCCACCATTTAAAACTACAATTATGCACATTCCTGTTATTATAGGTGCAATACTTGAGGGGCCTGTGGTTGGTGCCATGATAGGATTACTTTTTGGCTTATTTAGTATATTTCAAGCTATTAATACTCCAACACCTGTTTCATTCATTTTTATAGATCCTATAGTTGCTGTATTGCCTAGAATTCTTATAGGCGTTACGTCATATTATGGGTACAAGCTCATTAAAACAAAGTCTAAGACTCTAAATATCGGAATTGGTGCTGCTATTGGTTCATTTACTAATACTTTAGGGGTAGTAGGTATAATTTTTGCTTTATATTTAGATGATTATGCTAATGCTCTTCATGTGAGCCGAACTTTTGCAACAAATACTCTTTTAGGATTAATCCTTAATGGTTTTATATCAGCAGCTGCTGCAATTATAATAACTGTTCCTGTGGTTATGGCAGTTACTCGATCAAAATCGAAGTAA
- a CDS encoding sensor histidine kinase, whose translation MIYIVISLIVILIFFIAHLQYNKKQINRIRNELMNINKEKADRKVTVCLLDKNIESLAEEINRTIDGRRESEANRVKFERELRQTIANMSHDLRTPLTSIIGYLQFLKLDDINEEEKLEYLNIAEQRARVLEGLLNDFYELSLIDSIDFQIKCEKVNISRLIEEILLGKYSDFVNRNLIPEVEMCSSMVNILAEEKSLKRVIENLLSNVIKYAKNSVKISLRVEKKEAVFTVSNNVINLTKEDVENIFDRFYMADKTRSGNGTGVGLAVAKALVNKMDGDVSAEFEEEVLSISCRFKLIS comes from the coding sequence ATGATATATATAGTTATCAGTTTAATAGTTATACTAATATTTTTCATAGCCCATTTACAATATAATAAGAAACAAATCAATAGAATAAGAAATGAGCTTATGAATATAAATAAGGAAAAGGCAGATAGGAAAGTAACTGTATGTCTTTTAGATAAAAATATTGAGAGTTTGGCAGAAGAAATTAATAGAACAATAGATGGAAGAAGAGAATCTGAGGCTAATAGAGTAAAATTTGAGAGAGAATTAAGACAAACTATAGCTAATATGTCTCATGATTTAAGAACTCCGCTTACTTCAATCATAGGATATCTTCAGTTTTTAAAATTAGACGATATAAATGAAGAAGAAAAGTTAGAATATTTAAATATAGCAGAGCAGAGAGCACGAGTTTTAGAAGGACTACTAAATGATTTTTATGAGTTATCCTTAATTGATTCAATAGATTTTCAAATAAAGTGTGAAAAAGTAAATATAAGTAGGCTTATTGAAGAAATTTTGTTAGGAAAGTATTCTGACTTTGTAAATAGAAATTTAATTCCTGAAGTAGAGATGTGTAGCAGTATGGTTAATATTTTAGCTGAGGAAAAATCACTTAAAAGAGTTATTGAAAATTTATTAAGTAATGTAATAAAATATGCGAAGAATAGTGTGAAAATATCACTAAGAGTTGAAAAAAAGGAAGCAGTATTTACTGTGAGTAATAATGTAATTAATTTAACCAAGGAAGATGTAGAAAATATATTTGATAGATTCTATATGGCAGATAAAACTCGATCAGGTAATGGAACAGGAGTTGGTTTAGCTGTGGCGAAAGCCTTGGTTAATAAAATGGATGGAGACGTATCAGCTGAGTTTGAAGAAGAGGTACTTAGTATAAGTTGTAGATTTAAACTAATATCTTAG